A part of Jiangella alba genomic DNA contains:
- a CDS encoding MarR family winged helix-turn-helix transcriptional regulator, which produces MPAAKISQNTAPQSQPARSGPAQPRTQAGLASSLRIAVGRLNRRIRNQREDDALTLNQLSALGILERKGPLPVGELAACERIRPPSMTRIVSGLEELGLAVREPDLDDRRVINVRITEAGKARTAADRKRRDAWLTHKLRDLSPDERERLRAALPVLEKLAGL; this is translated from the coding sequence GTGCCAGCCGCGAAGATCTCCCAGAACACCGCGCCCCAGAGCCAGCCGGCGCGCTCGGGCCCGGCGCAGCCGCGTACCCAGGCGGGCCTGGCCAGCTCCCTCCGCATCGCCGTCGGACGGCTGAACCGCCGCATCCGCAACCAGCGCGAGGACGACGCCCTGACGCTGAACCAGCTGTCCGCGCTGGGCATCCTGGAGCGCAAGGGGCCGCTGCCGGTCGGCGAGCTGGCCGCGTGCGAGCGCATCCGCCCGCCGTCCATGACGCGCATCGTGTCCGGCCTCGAGGAGCTCGGCCTCGCCGTCCGCGAGCCCGACCTCGACGACCGCCGCGTCATCAACGTCCGCATCACCGAGGCCGGCAAGGCGCGTACCGCCGCCGACCGCAAGCGCCGCGACGCCTGGCTGACGCACAAGCTGCGTGATCTCTCGCCGGACGAGCGCGAGCGGCTGCGTGCGGCGCTGCCGGTGCTCGAGAAGCTGGCCGGCCTGTGA
- the thpR gene encoding RNA 2',3'-cyclic phosphodiesterase, which produces MRLFAAIDPSPDAVARLAAVADGVRDDVLRWSDPAGWHLTLAFYGEVGADQVDELTQRLTRVARRHPATRARIAGAGRFGRTVLWAGIDGDGAALRALAGSASAAGRRTGVGTDDRQRFRPHVTLARARGRDGADLRPYVARLESYTGPWWDADAVTLFRSRPGGPGHGPRYEPLARFALTGRR; this is translated from the coding sequence GTGAGGCTGTTCGCCGCGATCGACCCGTCGCCCGACGCGGTCGCGCGGCTGGCCGCCGTTGCCGACGGGGTGCGCGACGACGTGCTGCGCTGGTCCGACCCCGCCGGCTGGCACCTGACGCTCGCGTTCTACGGCGAGGTCGGCGCTGACCAGGTGGACGAGCTGACGCAGCGGCTGACCCGGGTGGCCCGCCGGCACCCGGCCACGCGGGCGCGCATCGCCGGCGCCGGACGGTTCGGCCGCACGGTGCTCTGGGCCGGCATCGACGGCGACGGGGCCGCCCTGCGCGCGCTGGCGGGGTCGGCGAGCGCCGCCGGCCGGCGGACCGGGGTCGGGACGGACGACCGGCAGCGGTTCCGGCCGCACGTCACCCTGGCCCGGGCTCGCGGGCGCGACGGCGCCGACCTGCGGCCGTACGTCGCGCGGCTGGAGTCGTACACGGGACCGTGGTGGGACGCCGACGCCGTGACGCTGTTCCGGTCGCGGCCCGGCGGGCCGGGGCACGGCCCGCGATACGAGCCGCTGGCCCGCTTCGCGCTGACCGGCCGCCGCTGA
- the argS gene encoding arginine--tRNA ligase — protein MTNSLLAEVAAAVADGIAVADPALTGADPLVRPSERADFQSGAALALARRAGRAPAELAGRVAEAVRTDLLAGVRVSGPGFLELTVAAPAVWRRVAARLAHDDLGVPRAETGRRVVIDYSAPNIAKELHVGHLRSTIIGDCLARVLGRLGHDVVRQNHLGDWGTQFGMLIQYLDEHPEAAWRHGDLSGESSVSALDRLYREARARFDADAEFAGRSRSRVVALQSGDPATIAVWREIVAESEAAFRQLYDRLDVLLTPADSAGESFYNDRLAGVVDELTRAGVAVQSDGAVVVLSATETGPDGAPVPLILRKRDGGYGYDTTDLATLRYRVAELRAGRILYVVDARQALHFRLVVEAATRAGWLPGDVEVAHVSFGTVLGPDGRPFRTRAGDTVTLGSLLDAAVERARAVVAAKNPSLDAAAADHVAELTGIGAVKYAELSTSRTKDYTFDVGRMVSFTGNTGGYLQYAHARIAAILRRAEGEPGPVVDPAADLHPAERALALALDAFGDTLADVAATLEPHRLCTYLYDTARAFTDFYEACPVLTAPEPRRGNRLALCRLTKATLREGLALLGIAAPERM, from the coding sequence ATGACGAACTCGCTGCTGGCAGAGGTCGCCGCTGCGGTGGCCGACGGCATCGCCGTCGCCGACCCCGCGCTGACCGGTGCCGACCCTCTGGTCCGGCCGAGTGAGCGCGCCGACTTCCAGTCCGGCGCCGCCCTCGCACTGGCCCGGCGGGCCGGCCGGGCGCCGGCCGAGCTGGCGGGCCGCGTGGCCGAGGCGGTGCGCACCGACCTGCTGGCCGGTGTCCGGGTGTCCGGGCCGGGGTTCCTCGAGCTGACGGTGGCGGCGCCTGCGGTGTGGCGGCGGGTGGCCGCGCGGCTGGCGCACGACGATCTCGGCGTGCCTCGCGCCGAGACCGGCCGGCGCGTCGTCATCGACTACTCCGCGCCCAACATCGCGAAGGAGCTGCACGTCGGGCACCTGCGCTCGACCATCATCGGCGACTGCCTCGCCCGCGTGCTCGGCCGGCTCGGCCACGACGTCGTCAGGCAGAACCACCTGGGCGACTGGGGCACGCAGTTCGGCATGCTCATCCAGTACCTCGACGAGCATCCCGAGGCGGCGTGGCGGCACGGCGACCTGTCCGGCGAGTCGTCGGTGTCGGCGCTGGACCGGCTCTACCGCGAGGCGCGGGCCCGGTTCGACGCCGACGCCGAGTTCGCCGGACGGTCCCGGTCGCGGGTCGTCGCGCTGCAGTCGGGCGACCCCGCGACGATCGCCGTCTGGCGGGAGATCGTGGCCGAGTCCGAGGCGGCGTTCCGGCAGCTCTACGACCGCCTCGACGTGCTGCTCACCCCGGCCGACTCCGCCGGCGAGTCGTTCTACAACGACCGGCTGGCCGGTGTGGTGGACGAACTGACGCGGGCGGGTGTCGCGGTTCAGAGCGACGGCGCGGTGGTCGTCCTGTCCGCGACGGAGACCGGGCCGGACGGCGCGCCGGTGCCGCTGATCCTGCGCAAGCGCGACGGCGGCTACGGCTACGACACCACCGACCTCGCGACGCTGCGGTACCGGGTCGCCGAGCTGCGCGCCGGTCGCATCCTCTACGTCGTCGACGCACGGCAGGCGCTGCACTTCCGGCTGGTCGTCGAGGCCGCCACGCGGGCCGGTTGGCTGCCCGGCGACGTCGAGGTCGCGCACGTCTCGTTCGGCACGGTGCTGGGCCCGGACGGGCGCCCGTTCCGGACCCGGGCCGGCGACACCGTCACGCTCGGCAGCCTGCTCGACGCCGCCGTCGAGCGCGCCCGGGCCGTCGTCGCCGCGAAGAACCCGTCGCTCGACGCCGCCGCGGCCGACCACGTCGCCGAGCTGACCGGCATCGGCGCGGTCAAGTACGCCGAGCTGTCGACGTCACGCACCAAGGACTACACCTTCGACGTCGGCCGCATGGTCTCGTTCACCGGCAACACCGGCGGCTACCTGCAGTACGCCCACGCACGCATCGCCGCGATCCTGCGCCGCGCCGAGGGCGAGCCCGGCCCCGTCGTCGACCCGGCGGCAGACCTGCACCCGGCCGAGCGGGCGCTCGCCCTGGCGCTCGACGCGTTCGGCGACACGCTCGCCGACGTCGCCGCGACGCTGGAGCCGCACCGGCTGTGCACGTACCTCTACGACACCGCGCGAGCGTTCACCGACTTCTACGAGGCCTGCCCGGTGCTGACGGCGCCGGAGCCCCGGCGCGGAAACAGGCTCGCGCTGTGCCGCCTGACCAAGGCGACGTTGCGCGAGGGCCTGGCGCTGCTGGGCATCGCGGCGCCCGAGCGGATGTGA
- a CDS encoding NCS2 family permease codes for MSDTETTSEPTALHRYFKIAERGSTIGREVRGGVVTFFTMAYIIVLNPLIIGTVADVDGTFLGGGDAPDLAAVAATTALVAGVLTIAMGVVANFPLALAAGLGLNAFVAFGLASQMTWADAMGLVVMEGLVILVLVLTGFRQAVFSAVPRQLKTAISVGIGLFIALVGFVNAGFVQSTGNPSPPIGMGEGGSLTTWPVAVFCAGLIAVIVLYSLKLRGAILWTIIGTTVLAVVVESIADLGTSAENPGGWNLNAPQWPDQIVDLPDFSLLGNFSLLGSWESVGVVSVLLFVFTLMLADFFDTMGTMVAVGAEGRLLDEDGNPPKTTQILLVDSVAAAAGGAASVSSNTSYIESASGVGEGARTGLASVVTGICFLLATFLAPVVAMVPNEAAAPALVLVGFLMMGQVREIAWDDLEIAIPAFLTLALMPFTYSISTGIGAGFLSYVIIKLAKGKVRELHPLLWIIAALFVVYFAITPIEDLLGVS; via the coding sequence GTGAGCGACACCGAGACGACGAGCGAGCCCACTGCGTTGCACCGCTATTTCAAGATCGCGGAGCGTGGATCGACGATCGGCCGCGAGGTCCGCGGCGGCGTAGTCACGTTCTTCACGATGGCCTACATCATCGTGCTGAATCCGCTGATCATCGGCACCGTCGCCGACGTCGACGGCACCTTCCTCGGCGGCGGCGACGCGCCCGACCTCGCGGCCGTCGCGGCGACGACGGCGCTGGTGGCCGGCGTACTGACGATCGCCATGGGCGTGGTCGCGAACTTCCCGCTGGCGCTGGCCGCGGGCCTCGGCCTGAACGCGTTCGTCGCGTTCGGGCTGGCGTCGCAGATGACGTGGGCCGACGCCATGGGCCTGGTGGTGATGGAGGGCCTGGTGATCCTGGTCCTCGTGCTGACGGGGTTCCGGCAGGCCGTGTTCAGCGCCGTCCCGCGGCAGCTGAAGACCGCGATCAGCGTCGGCATCGGCCTGTTCATCGCGCTGGTCGGCTTCGTGAACGCCGGGTTCGTCCAGTCGACGGGCAACCCGTCGCCGCCGATCGGCATGGGCGAGGGCGGTTCGCTGACGACGTGGCCGGTGGCGGTGTTCTGCGCCGGGCTGATCGCCGTGATCGTGCTCTACTCGCTGAAGCTGCGCGGCGCGATCCTGTGGACGATCATCGGCACGACGGTGCTGGCGGTCGTCGTCGAGAGCATCGCCGACCTCGGCACGTCCGCCGAGAACCCCGGCGGCTGGAACCTCAACGCGCCACAGTGGCCCGACCAGATCGTCGACCTCCCCGACTTCTCGCTGCTGGGGAACTTCAGCCTGCTCGGCTCGTGGGAGTCCGTCGGCGTCGTGAGCGTGCTGCTGTTCGTGTTCACGCTGATGCTGGCCGACTTCTTCGACACGATGGGGACGATGGTCGCGGTCGGCGCCGAGGGCCGGCTGCTGGACGAGGACGGCAACCCGCCGAAGACGACGCAGATCCTGCTGGTCGACTCCGTGGCCGCGGCGGCCGGCGGTGCCGCGTCGGTGTCGAGCAACACGTCCTACATCGAGTCCGCGTCGGGCGTCGGCGAAGGAGCCCGCACCGGCCTGGCCAGCGTCGTGACGGGCATCTGTTTCCTGCTCGCGACGTTCCTGGCGCCGGTCGTGGCGATGGTGCCGAACGAGGCCGCCGCGCCGGCGCTGGTGCTCGTCGGGTTCCTGATGATGGGCCAGGTCCGCGAGATCGCCTGGGACGACCTCGAGATCGCGATCCCGGCGTTCCTGACGCTGGCGCTGATGCCGTTCACGTACTCGATCAGCACCGGCATCGGCGCCGGGTTCCTGTCGTACGTCATCATCAAGCTGGCCAAGGGCAAGGTGCGCGAGCTGCACCCGCTGCTGTGGATCATCGCGGCGCTGTTCGTGGTCTATTTCGCGATCACGCCGATCGAGGACCTGCTCGGCGTGAGCTGA
- a CDS encoding MFS transporter translates to MSPTFHSLRHRNYRLYWSGMFLSNVGTWMQRIAQDWLVLVVLGGGAQAVGITTGLQFLPFLLVAPFGGLLADRFDKRRLLMLTNSFLGVVGLTLGVLTLTGVAQIWHVYVLAFLLGVGTALDNPSRQAFVSELVGRDDLTNAVALNSASFNAARLIGPGIAGILIGLIGTGWVFVLNGASFISPILALALLRGTGGRPKRDPERAGTLSQLREGVSYLGSRPDLLMVVAIMFGLGTFGMNFQMTMALMATDVYGKGPSEYGLLGSIMAIGTLSGALVAARRKVPRRRLIVGGAVVFGVLEVAAGLMPTYALFAISLIPLGIIAMTVMTAANAYVQTTVPQYVRGRVMSLYMMIFMGGTPFGAPVIGFVADAFGARWSLLGGGILTAAFAVAALVVLAPRSGVVVRTRLRPRPGLVVVTTAPATAPSLAPADEPAPVRVA, encoded by the coding sequence GTGAGTCCTACCTTCCATTCCCTCCGGCACCGCAATTACCGGCTGTACTGGTCGGGGATGTTCCTGTCCAACGTCGGCACCTGGATGCAGCGCATCGCGCAGGACTGGCTGGTGCTGGTCGTGCTCGGCGGCGGCGCACAGGCGGTCGGCATCACGACGGGCCTGCAGTTCCTGCCGTTCCTGCTGGTGGCGCCGTTCGGCGGGCTGCTCGCCGACCGGTTCGACAAGCGCCGCCTGCTCATGCTCACGAACTCCTTCCTGGGTGTGGTCGGGCTGACGCTCGGCGTGCTGACGCTCACCGGGGTGGCGCAGATCTGGCACGTCTACGTGCTCGCGTTCCTGCTCGGCGTCGGCACGGCGCTGGACAACCCGTCCCGTCAGGCGTTCGTGTCCGAGCTGGTCGGCCGCGACGACCTCACCAACGCGGTCGCGCTGAACAGCGCGTCGTTCAACGCGGCGCGGCTGATCGGCCCGGGCATCGCCGGCATCCTCATCGGCCTCATCGGCACCGGCTGGGTGTTCGTGCTGAACGGCGCGTCGTTCATCTCGCCGATCCTGGCGCTGGCGCTGCTGCGTGGCACCGGCGGGCGGCCGAAGCGCGACCCCGAGCGGGCGGGCACGCTGTCGCAGCTGCGCGAGGGCGTGTCGTACCTGGGGTCGCGACCGGACCTGCTGATGGTCGTCGCGATCATGTTCGGCCTCGGCACCTTCGGCATGAACTTCCAGATGACCATGGCGCTGATGGCCACCGACGTCTACGGCAAGGGCCCCAGCGAGTACGGCCTGCTGGGCTCGATCATGGCCATCGGCACGCTGTCCGGCGCGCTGGTCGCGGCGCGGCGCAAGGTGCCGCGACGACGGCTGATCGTCGGCGGCGCCGTGGTGTTCGGCGTGCTCGAGGTGGCGGCCGGGCTGATGCCGACCTACGCGCTGTTCGCGATCTCGCTGATCCCGCTCGGCATCATCGCGATGACGGTCATGACGGCGGCCAACGCGTACGTGCAGACGACGGTGCCGCAGTACGTCCGCGGCCGCGTCATGTCGCTCTACATGATGATCTTCATGGGCGGCACGCCGTTCGGCGCCCCGGTCATCGGCTTCGTCGCCGACGCGTTCGGCGCGCGCTGGTCGCTGCTCGGCGGCGGCATCCTGACGGCGGCGTTCGCCGTCGCCGCGCTGGTCGTGCTGGCTCCGCGCAGTGGCGTGGTGGTGCGCACGCGGCTGCGGCCGCGGCCCGGGCTGGTCGTCGTCACCACCGCGCCGGCGACGGCGCCCAGCCTGGCGCCCGCCGACGAGCCGGCCCCGGTGCGGGTGGCCTGA
- a CDS encoding dienelactone hydrolase family protein: MTEIVLFHSVLGLRPGVLQTAEQWRAAGHVVHVPDLYGGAVFDGYDEAFEFLEKCGGQDELLRRTDAAVDGVRPDVVYAGYSNGVISVVHLVTSRPGARGALAFHGSVPVRVVGAELWPSAVPVQVHEAELDPFREDDANREFAETAAASGAEYHYFGYPGVAAHLFADPSLTGEFDAEAAGLMHGRALEFIAACEDRGR; this comes from the coding sequence ATGACCGAGATCGTGCTGTTCCACTCCGTCCTCGGGCTCCGGCCCGGGGTGCTGCAGACCGCCGAGCAGTGGCGCGCGGCCGGTCACGTCGTCCATGTGCCCGACCTCTACGGCGGCGCGGTCTTCGACGGCTACGACGAGGCGTTCGAGTTCCTGGAGAAGTGCGGCGGGCAGGACGAGCTGCTGCGACGCACCGACGCGGCGGTCGACGGCGTCAGGCCCGACGTCGTCTACGCGGGCTATTCCAACGGCGTCATCTCCGTGGTGCACCTGGTCACGTCGCGGCCGGGGGCGCGCGGCGCGCTGGCGTTCCACGGTTCGGTGCCGGTCCGGGTGGTCGGCGCCGAGCTGTGGCCGTCCGCCGTTCCGGTCCAGGTGCACGAGGCCGAGCTCGACCCGTTCCGCGAAGACGACGCCAACCGTGAGTTCGCCGAGACCGCCGCCGCGTCCGGCGCCGAGTACCACTACTTCGGCTACCCGGGGGTGGCGGCGCACCTGTTCGCCGATCCGTCGCTGACCGGCGAGTTCGACGCCGAGGCGGCCGGCCTCATGCACGGCCGTGCGCTGGAGTTCATCGCGGCATGTGAGGATCGGGGGCGCTGA
- a CDS encoding DUF2530 domain-containing protein — translation MAKRRRRSPGEPEPEVEAAETDEVQPLDLDGVRTVAVVTVLWAVAFVLLALRMDTLQDEGRGWWVWTCLAGVGLGLLGLEYTRKRRDALEFEREEAAAEAAGIAADDDGAAGGEVLTRGEVIARDGDDARAADPRSADPRPADLRAADVPTAGGPFAGRPQSAPDSVTRPIDTGGNLPPVRPDTTRADATRVDMPSTRPGAHPDPRGGRQDTTAHGRPGTAERPPFAATGERPAPGQRSGPGTGEHPVTPTGQRPVPGTERPGAPTVQRPAPGTAERSFAATGERPAPGQRSGPGTGEHPVTSTGQRPVPGTERSGAPTGQRPAPGTGEHPVTSTGQRPVPGTERSGAPTGQRPAPGTGEQPLPPTGQRPAPAQRPSTPQRPAAPQRPAAASQPGPATGELPATGERPVAPSRPTTGEHPTTGDRPVPPPARPATPPRPSATESPSDRRPAPPPRRTSASELFGDAPTRPAPSPLDDDEPLLDTMFGGRSAVADEPAAEAADTDDTEGGSRYRGRRARRSDSA, via the coding sequence ATGGCGAAGCGTCGGCGGCGGTCCCCGGGGGAGCCCGAGCCCGAGGTCGAGGCGGCCGAGACCGATGAGGTTCAGCCGCTCGACCTCGACGGCGTCCGCACGGTCGCGGTCGTCACCGTCCTCTGGGCGGTCGCGTTCGTCCTGCTCGCGCTGCGCATGGACACCCTCCAGGACGAGGGCCGCGGCTGGTGGGTCTGGACCTGCCTCGCCGGCGTGGGGCTCGGGCTGCTGGGCCTCGAGTACACCCGCAAGCGGCGCGACGCGCTCGAGTTCGAGCGTGAGGAGGCGGCGGCCGAGGCCGCCGGTATCGCCGCTGACGACGACGGTGCCGCCGGCGGCGAGGTGCTGACGCGCGGCGAGGTCATCGCCCGCGACGGCGACGACGCCCGGGCCGCTGACCCGCGGTCTGCTGACCCGCGGCCTGCTGACCTGCGGGCCGCTGACGTGCCGACGGCCGGTGGGCCGTTCGCGGGCCGGCCGCAGAGCGCGCCCGACTCCGTCACTCGGCCCATCGACACCGGCGGCAACCTTCCGCCGGTCCGTCCCGACACCACTCGTGCCGACGCCACCCGCGTCGACATGCCGTCCACCCGGCCCGGCGCCCATCCCGATCCGCGCGGCGGACGTCAGGACACCACCGCCCACGGCCGGCCGGGCACCGCTGAGCGTCCGCCCTTCGCGGCGACGGGGGAGCGGCCGGCTCCGGGGCAGCGGTCCGGCCCGGGCACCGGCGAGCACCCTGTCACGCCGACCGGGCAGCGGCCGGTGCCGGGCACCGAGCGCCCCGGTGCGCCGACCGTCCAGCGGCCGGCTCCGGGGACCGCCGAGCGTTCCTTCGCGGCGACGGGAGAGCGCCCGGCTCCGGGCCAGCGGTCCGGCCCGGGCACCGGCGAGCACCCCGTCACGTCCACGGGCCAGCGGCCGGTACCGGGCACCGAGCGCTCCGGCGCGCCCACGGGCCAGCGTCCGGCTCCGGGCACCGGCGAGCACCCCGTCACGTCCACGGGCCAGCGCCCGGTACCGGGCACCGAGCGCTCCGGCGCGCCCACGGGCCAGCGTCCGGCTCCGGGCACCGGCGAGCAGCCGCTCCCGCCGACGGGCCAGCGGCCGGCTCCTGCGCAACGCCCGTCGACCCCGCAGCGCCCGGCCGCGCCCCAGCGACCCGCCGCCGCGTCGCAGCCCGGCCCGGCGACCGGTGAGCTCCCGGCGACCGGTGAGCGCCCGGTGGCGCCGTCCCGGCCCACGACCGGTGAGCACCCCACGACCGGCGACCGTCCGGTGCCGCCGCCGGCTCGCCCGGCCACGCCGCCACGGCCGAGCGCCACCGAGAGCCCGTCCGATCGCCGTCCGGCCCCGCCGCCTCGCCGCACGTCGGCGTCCGAGCTGTTCGGCGACGCGCCGACGCGCCCGGCGCCGTCCCCGCTGGACGACGACGAGCCGCTGCTCGACACCATGTTCGGCGGCCGCAGCGCCGTCGCCGACGAGCCGGCCGCCGAGGCCGCCGACACCGACGACACCGAGGGCGGCAGCCGTTACCGCGGCCGCCGCGCCCGCCGCTCCGACTCCGCCTGA